From the Oncorhynchus tshawytscha isolate Ot180627B unplaced genomic scaffold, Otsh_v2.0 Un_contig_19864_pilon_pilon, whole genome shotgun sequence genome, the window CAATACTTCCTGTGGTCTCCAGGACAGAGCTAGTCCGTCCCCCGCCACCCTGCCGGAGTCCCCTGGTCACAACTCTCCTGGTAGCTCCTTACTGCTGGGTCTGAAGAGGGTGTCTGTGTGGCTGGTCGACTGCAGGAAAACACCAGGGCAGAGTGGAACTGTGAGAGAAGGACacgaggagggagatggagatttGATTTCATCAAGTAAGAACAGCGGGGTGTGTGGATGAGACTACAATCTGATTCTACAACTTCTGTTAATTGATTGATAAACAGTAAACACTCAGTGGCCAGTAAATTGTCGCTCCAGTTTCATGAATGGAGGGggttgtacctaataaactggccaatgAGTGTATATTGATAAGGGCAGCAGGTAGGTTAggggttaagagtgttgggccactaataaaggttgctggttcaaatctctgagtcgacaaggtgaaaaatctgtctgctcttgagcaaggtacttaaccctaaattgctcctgtaagtctgcTAAATAGTATGTGTTTATGGACTCATATTGACAACCCAGTTATTCAATGTCTTTGTTTCACAGGGGACACCCCTAATTGTTGTTCTCTCAGTGGGAGGGGCTTAtcatctggggagcctcaacaacatcctGTTGCTGACAagacagagaagagtctctccagatcacaACAtctcaagaaacaccagcagggactgctgctctgctgctctgactgtgggaagagtctCACAAGCCAGAGTGGCTTCATTattcagtgtgggaagagttttgcttCTTCTAACACCTTCAAATCTAATGTAAGAATtcatacaggggagaagccttacccctGCCTTGATTGTGGGAAAAGCTTTGTTAGTACAGGAGTCCTAACTATACACCAGcggacacacactggagagaagccttatagctgtgatcagtgtgggaagagcttcaatcaGTCAGTCCACCTGACTacacaccagcgaacacacactggagagaagccttatagctgtgatcagtgtgggaagagcttcgtTCAGTCAGTCCACCTGACTacacaccagcgaacacacactggagagaagccttatagctgtgatcagtgtggaaagAGCTTTGCTGTATCAGAAAAACTAACCAtacaccagcgaacacacactggagagaagccttacagctgtgatcagtgtggaagGGGCTTTTCTCAATCAGTAACCCGGAATAaacaccagcgaacacacacaggagagaagccttatagctgtgatcagtgtggaaagAGCTTTGCTGTATCAGAAAAACTAACTATACACCagcgaatacacacaggagagaagccttatagctgtgatcactgtgggaagagctttgctgTAGTTTCCTCCCTGATTAGACACCAGCTAACACACACTGGAGTGAGAACttatgtctgtctatgtgggaAGAGCTTTGGTCTAGCTTCCTCCCTTACTAtacaccagcgaacacacactggagagaagccttatagctgtgatcattGTGGAAAGGGCTTTTCTCAATCAGTAAACCGGAATATccaccagcgaacacacacaggagagaagccttacagcTGTGATCATTGTGGAAAGAGCTTTGCTCTAGCTTCCACCCTGACTGcacaccagcgaacacacactggagagaagccttatagctgtgatcagtgtggaaagAGCTTCAATCAGGCATGCAACCTGACTAaacaccagcgaacacacactggagagaagccttatatgtgatcagtgtgggaagcgTTTCAGTCAGTTATGGACCCTTTATTCACACCAGTGAAGACACACTGGAGAAGGAACCTTATGTCTGTCTAGGTGGAAAGAGCTTTGTTTATTTAGGGCCAATGAGAAAACACCAGAAAGCACAAACATGCTGTATTTCGTCTCCCTCCCTTCTGACACCGGTTCCAGATCCCTAAATAAAGGATCAGTAGAAAACATCTAGTGAACAGTCATATCCATCTCCCATTCTTAACTCTTTGGGATAGCGGGATGCCTcgtcaacatccggtgaaattgcagatcGCGAAATTCAAAATGACATAAATAGAACtattaacattcatgaaaataaagtcagtttagctggcgcgcttgactcagtaatccaccggtttccctcgttGAAAAATGCAGACAAAGAAGTTCTAAAAGCTATCGGCAAACTTTGTCGAAACTAGTCAAACAACGTGTCTATATCATCCTCAGGTTGTCTAAAATGTAATTTTTCTTTCcgtaatatttcatacggaaaggaCTGTGTTCAATTTGAACATCAAATTAGCAAGAGCGTACCTTCTCCATTGCGCGCAAAACCACTGATGTGACCCTAGCAGTCACCAGACTCTAAGTCAAAATACTAATTCATTTTTCAAAACAATAGCCTCAAAACCTTGAATAAAGACAGTTGACAGCTAGTAGAAGCTATATCAATTGCAATCTGGTGGACGGACATAGGGGTTTTCTATAGCTTTACAAAATAAAAGCCTGTGGTtgaatttcttttttttctggTTGGATTTTCTTTGGGTTTTTGCCAGCCATGtcagttctgttttactcacagacattattttgacagttttggaaactttagagtgtttcctatccaaatctatatgtatatcctagcttctgggcctgagaaacaggcagtttactttgggcacgtttttcctccaaacgtctcaatactgcccccgttccCATAAAGGTTAAACAGTGCCTTAGTCTGATCACCATGGTAACCTCTGTGGAGCATAATATGCAGCTCTGATCCAGCATCAGGTCTCCCCTGTGTCTATGTAATATCACACATTGGGATCTAAATGGATAAATGTTATCATAACATGTCATAGTGAACCTGTGTGTGGGGGAAATTGATTAATACATTCAATCCATTATCTTCTAAACAAGAAGTTATCACTTAAATTGTatattttatatctatattgaTTTCAAATGCTC encodes:
- the LOC121842414 gene encoding zinc finger protein 180-like encodes the protein CGLQDRASPSPATLPESPGHNSPGSSLLLGLKRVSVWLVDCRKTPGQSGTVREGHEEGDGDLISSRDTPNCCSLSGRGLSSGEPQQHPVADKTEKSLSRSQHLKKHQQGLLLCCSDCGKSLTSQSGFIIQCGKSFASSNTFKSNVRIHTGEKPYPCLDCGKSFVSTGVLTIHQRTHTGEKPYSCDQCGKSFNQSVHLTTHQRTHTGEKPYSCDQCGKSFVQSVHLTTHQRTHTGEKPYSCDQCGKSFAVSEKLTIHQRTHTGEKPYSCDQCGRGFSQSVTRNKHQRTHTGEKPYSCDQCGKSFAVSEKLTIHQRIHTGEKPYSCDHCGKSFAVVSSLIRHQLTHTGVRTYVCLCGKSFGLASSLTIHQRTHTGEKPYSCDHCGKGFSQSVNRNIHQRTHTGEKPYSCDHCGKSFALASTLTAHQRTHTGEKPYSCDQCGKSFNQACNLTKHQRTHTGEKPYM